The sequence below is a genomic window from Oncorhynchus nerka isolate Pitt River linkage group LG7, Oner_Uvic_2.0, whole genome shotgun sequence.
TACGATTTGCATGAACATTTTAGCGACGGGCTGCCGATCAATAAATGGTTCTCACCACCCCCCCacctccgtttctctctctccctctctcgttccttctctctctcgctctccctccctctcccccctctctctctcttcctctctctccctccctgtctctctttctccctccccttctctctctctcttcctctctctccctccctctccctccctgtctctctttctccctccccttctctctctctctctctcttcctctctctccctccctgtctctctttctccctccccttctctctctctctctctctctttccctctctccctccctgtctctctttctccctccccttctctctctctctctctctttccctctctccctccctgtctctctttctccctccccttctctctctttctctctgtatttctttctctctctctgctgtatgtgTAAGGACAGAGACATGTAGGCGCTAGTTGATTTTCAACACAAATGCTCCAAACCAATAGCTGTGGTCCCATGCAAATATGGTGTAATTTGTCTGTATTCACCATCATGATGTCCTTATGTGTGCTGCATATCTCCAAAGCAGCAAACTGATGCTATTTAGCCCAATTGCACGattgagagagaaagtgtgtgtgtgtatgtgcaggaAAAGGCCTAAATGGTTTTGCCAGAAGACACATAGACAATCAACAGATCACCACACACCCCCGTACCCAGTGACACTTCCACATGCTCCCTGAAACACACCAAGCTGAAGAACAGATTCTTATGTCTCTTCTTCTCCAACCCTTCACCAACCGCACATTTTTCCTCTTACATCAAATTCCCTTGTCTCCCCTGCCCCTTTGGGACGAttgacagagcagggagagaaagagagaggagcttTTCTTTGCTCAGAACAAGGACAAAAGGAGAAGCACATAATAGAGAGGCCTTTTCATAAATAGGGTTTGCAGGACACGGCCGCCTTTTCAATCGCTCAATGCggcccagagagggagggagagggagggagagagagagagggaggggcggaaaaaaaaagagagaagaggggaggattaGTGTTAATTAGAAGGTCCTTCAGCCCGTGGCCCCGGTCGAGACGCAGGGGCCGCCCCAGCTGTCGGAGCCTGACACACTCCCATTGTGTAGTCAGCCCtcattatgtgtgtgtgcatgtgtgtgtaaggatgagtatgcatgtgtgtgtgcgtggccaGCGCCAGTcatcaaaacacaccacaaaccGGGTCCTGGAGACCCACTGTAGGACATACAGGTTTTCACCTCAAACCAGTTTTATACTCAGTGCTttctaatatactgtatagtactgttaCGAAACCAACTAGCCAGCCCAGCCTACGAATAAGTCTGCTCGCATTATTTCTCAGGGTTCTAGGCCTGACGAACTGTTCCATAATCTgcctgaatgtgtgcatttaacGTGAAAGTAATAGCAGAGTATTCCAATGAAAAGATCCCAGCAATTTGTTTGACGGTTTCTAGTTTTTACTGTTATTTTCTGTTGGTTTtaatgtggtgtgtttttgtttgtgtgtccGCAGGGAGAtgtcccatcctcctcctctgctgtccACCCAGAACGGCCCTCACATCACATTGGGACCCCACCTGCGGCCCCCCTTCTTGGCCATGCCCTCCTCCCTGTGCCAGTCCCCCGGTAAATCAGATGCTTACACTAGCAGGCTAACTACAGAAATGAATATGGGGCCTACACCTAATGATAAATTACATGCTAATGCTAGCAGGCTAACCACAGCCTGCACTTATTAATGGCGAGTTAGATGCTAATGCAAACCAGAACCACAATTGGCTTATGGTAGACATTAGTTGTATTCCCACCAAAATTGGGAAATGGGAACATTTTCTATGGAATGACTGTGCCTATTGACTGTCTTGATTGAGAATCATGAATCAATCCTAACATTTATGTTTTAAATAATGTCATTTTCTTAGTAAAAATCAgattctttgtgaggcattgataTTACACAGGGGGTCATTGCATTTGAATACTCCATGTAAACTGTATGTCAGAAATCTCTTAATTGGGGTGTGTGCTTATCgatgtgtgttttctgtgtgtgtgttttcctcagGCTATGGTTTCCTCCAGCCTGCCCAAGCTGAAATGTTTGCCCGGCAACAGGAAATGCTTCGGAAGCAGAACTTGGCCAGGTTTGTCTTtgtcttctaatgttgtggtgcatgtgtatgtgtggctgTCAGTGCTGtgacggggtgtgtgtgtgatgttaatgctgtagtagtgtgtgtctgtatcgtAACAttctgtgtattgtgtgtgtgtagtaccaCCAGCCCTAACCTCTCTTCTCTATGTCCGGTCCCAGGTTGGAGATGTCAGCAGAGCTGCTCAGACACAAGGAGCTGGAGAGTCtccacaggcagcagcagcagcgtgcGTTGGGGGGTTCTGACCCCATGGGCCTACCCCACGGCCTCCCTCCGGACCATCCCGCCCTGCGCAGTCTCCACCACCTGCCCGAGGGACACCCCCTCCACGAGGAGCTCAGCCGACGCCAAAACGCCATGCTGATGCTCCGACACACCAGCACCCCTTTACTCTCCCTCAACCACCAGGGGCCCTCGGGGTCCACAACGCCCAAAGATACCCAGGGACAAGGCTCCGGGGCTGGGGCCGGATTGAGTAAGGGGGGCTCACGGAAAGGCCCCCAGCAACCCAGGGGGGGAGACCACCAGGAGAGGGAGGGCCGAGGGAGGGACGGAGATGCAGATGGGCAGGATGAAGAAATGAAGGACTCGGATAGCGAGACGGAGATGGGCGAGGATAGGCATGAGGGATTGTTTGCCAAGGCAACCGACTGGCATGGGCTTCACAgggacagggggaaagagagcggCGGGAAGGGGGGGTGTGACGGAGCCAAAGAGGCGGGCGAGGGCTCGGGTCGGCTTAGTGCCCCCTGTAGCTCGGCGGGTGCGGATTCACCACCCGGTCATCACCTCTTCACCCCGGGGTTGGGCAAGAGTGATGTCAAGTACCACTTTCCACCTGGCGCTATGCCTCCTCTGCCAGGGCTCCACGGCCAGTCGCTGCCCTTTGGATTTCCCTACACAAGCCCCTACTTCCACACTGGTGAGTAACACATACACATGCATCATAACACTGTCACCAATCAACTGTATGATACTTAGAAGTCACTCCCAACTGCAACCTGTAAATGCTATTTGGCTACCAGCCAATCACAACAGGCGTTACAACTGCTGCACCCGAGAGAAGTGTTATGCAACGATAACAGCCAAATACAATCTTAGTGATTGTCCAAACAGCATAAGTGGTCTTGTTGTGTTGCTATGAAGGCAGGGATGCGTTCAGTTTGGTTTGTACTGAACAACATGTTTCCCCAGTCATTTTGTGAGCAGTCCCAAAGTGAAGGTTGCTTGCTAGATAGCAATTTGGATTGCATACCAGATGAAAAGTAGTGCCACTGTCTGTTTGCAGCCTACCATGAAATCAGAAGAAATACCGTAAATGAACTTGTTCTTGGTCGGGTTTGAGCTGGGGGCCGGTAATACTCAAATAAGCCACAAGCTCATACCCCCTCTCTATCCACTGGTCcgcaaaaaatataataataataatatttcagGTTTACCTGCCGGTCCACAGAGAAAaagagtttgggaacccctggttAAGGGGATTTCACTTTTATGTAGTATTGCAGACTGTTCCATTTGAATTCACTGTAGCTTAAACTTGCAAATACACACAGAATTGCACCTTGACCCTAGAGCAACTCTTTTTAGGTTAATTAGATACCTGGTTTTAGTTGCCTATGTATAATGACTGTCATTAAATAAAGAGAACGTTTGAAAACACAGACAGAAACTGCTTAGGGAACCAGATGCAAAATGGCCAGGTTCACAGTGGgggccaaaacacacacacacacacccacgcacgcacgcacacatacactagCACACactagcagacacacacacacacacacacacacacacacacactcacgtacacgcacgtacacaggcacacaataacacacactctcACGGCCCTGGGCAGGCACATGAAAGTAATGAGCGTGGAGACCTCCCTCTGGAAGGGGCCCTGCCACTGACCCTTATACACACAGGGTTATCACCACAAccatatggagggagagggggaggggcacAACAATAGTGAGAAACAGAAAACATGGATGAAGTACACTTTTAAACATGAGATAAAGAATCACATTCTTATTCACACAATTGCCAAACAGCCaccaggacaaagagagagtcaGCGGGAGAGAGAAAAAGTTTGTGCGTGAAAGAGAATTAGATattgagaaagaaagggagaagcGCTGTTGGGGATATGTTCGCTGTTTGTCAAGGTCTGTTCTGGGTAGTGTTCAATAGGCACCTAACGGAAGAAACCTGATAGAAACAAGGAGAGAACTACCGGAACTTGTTCAATAGGGAACGCTCATTTTCATTGTCCATTGCAAGTTTTACTACACTGTGCCCTTAGAATAAGACTTGGTGATTTACAACCCCTTTCCCCCTCTTCCTCACCCAGGCGGTATGGGAGGTCTGTTAATGGATAGTGAGGACTCTGCGGCGCCCCCGGTGGAGGACAtaagcaagtggagtgtggaggaggtgtgtggttTTGTGGGAGGCCTGGCCGGCTGTGCGGAGTACACACAGGTAAGAACCAGATCAGGATTCTGGTTTATCCACACTTTcaaccagagaaagagagagacagggggagagagcggTCAGGGCGGGCTGGTggaagagtagggtagagtataTTTTGTCACCTCAATCAGAGGTTTTACTACTATTTAATTATATAGCTATTATCTCTCACAGCACCACGGCCCGCTCAATGttatacacactcatacacacacacacgtcactgtTGGAAATGAGAGTGGTGTGAGTGTTGGTTGAAGCtctgtgagcgtgtgtgtatgagtgtgggtttgtgtgtgtgtgtgtgtgtgtgtgtgtgtatatgagtgctggtgagtgtatgagtgagcgggtgattgtgtgtgtgtgtgtctgtctgggccCTGGCTGAAGTGGCTGTGTCTCTCCTGAAGGTGTTTCGGGAGCAGGCCATCGACGGAGAGACACTCCCGCTGCTCACAGAGGAGCACCTGCTCAACACCATGGGACTGAAGCTGGGCCCTGCGCTCAAGATACGCTCTCAGGTACACACCACTGAATGGCAACACACTGCagaagtgtgtggtgtgtgtgcagcCTCAAAGTCCAAATGTGCGTGTATGTGTAGACTGTTCTTGTGTGAGTAAacctcaagtgtgtgtgtgtgtgtgtgtgtgggcatgcgtgtgtgcgcgcgcgtttgtgtgtgtgtgtgtgtgtgcgtgtgtgtgtgtgtgtgtttgttagtgaGTGCTGGAAGCTAGTAGTGTGTCATAGAGTTAACCAAAGCAGATAGATAGTGTAGCCCCTAAAAGTGAGTCCATTTGTCAGAACACAGATTGTCAGGCATACCGTACCATAgcccttacccctctcctctctctcaggctgGTGGTACAGTAGAACACAAGGCTGCTTTCCAAACGGTACCgtcttccctacatagtgcactacttttgggctTCTACGTCCTATGGGCTCTGGTTATAAGTAGGCCAcaatataaggaatagggtgccatttgcgacgCGGCTTGTGACATGGTGAGCTGAGCGGCTCTAACTTCGGCATGTGgctttcgctctctccctctcaggtGGCGCGGCGCGTTGGCAGACTCTTCTACATGACCAGCTTCCCGCTGGCGCTCCCGGTGCCGCCATCTGCCCTGCGTCTCCCGGACAGGGACCCCCTTCTGTCCGACACCCTTCTGGCGGTCCCACTGCGACCCCCCTCCGTCGCCAGCAGCAGCTCCTCTCCCTACAGCGGCCCTCCGCCCCCGTGTCACTCCTCCCCCAAGCAGGAGAACGGCTCCGCATCAGGGGTCTACGAGGGGGCCAAGACGCCCTCCTAGGACTCAACTGGCTGCACAGGGAACATGAactgtagaggaggaggaggggtgtagaGAGGGTTCAGAGAAACCCCCTGTAACAGACATAGAATTGTCCCCATTTCatgtaaaaaatttaaaaactACAACTAAAGAAAATGAAATGAAAAGACTTCAACTTCAAGCTCCACTGTGGCTGTAGCCAAGTAGAATCCAAAGACGTGACCGACAGTGGGCTGGAGGGAGAGACGTCATGAagcaacagagggagagagagaaagagagaacgagaaagagagggagggagcagacagCTGGTCTCAGTCAGATTGCCAAAAAAAAGAGCGAAGCGCCACAACTACGACATTCttctgagtgagacagacagacgctAACGGAAACTATTCCTTCCTGGGCTGAAGGAAGccccccccctctcgctctctctgctccacaACACACCCGGCGGCGCCCAGCACTTAAAAGGAAGACGCCTCTTCCCTCTTTTCTCTCACTCACTTTtctccccactcccagtctcAGGAGCCCAAACAGCTCAGAAGAACTGAGAATTCCGGAGGCTGGAGCGAAAGGACTCAAACCCCCTCATTATTGCAACTATGCATTCCACAGTCCAAAACCAAAGATTACCGGATGTGTGGAATCAGGACGATATTTCATGTTTGTTTCTGGTGTTTTATTTTTGGTTTGTTTTTGCTTTGTGGGAAAAAATGTGTAGTCTTAGGGAGGAGTGGTATATTAAGGAGAACAGTGGGCCAGGTACCATATAACTGTCTTTAAGAGACAGAGGGGGACTCTTTGAAAGGTGACAAAGGCACACAACACAGTGTTGTGCCCATAAGCCAACAGTCTACGCTGAGTTGTTTCTCTGACACGCCCCTGATAAAAAAAGGGCCAAATGTTACTGATATGGGATGGTGACGAAACGGTGGCTTCGGCTCATAGAGCTAATGTCATTGGAAAATCCTGTTAACTACTGTGGGAGATACAAACACGCTGAATTGTACAGAATGATGCTTATGATGGAAATAAGGTTACAGATG
It includes:
- the LOC115132110 gene encoding sterile alpha motif domain-containing protein 11-like isoform X2, with product MPAIKKERLDGDVLALAAFNQSEYLAPLNDTAITVVTPHPPQYDHIFGHHRLYLGLHDSALHHQHLHHHPDDLMLERFSSIPDFQPFFENGEPCIEVECGENKALLYINKLCQGSKGPSIKYRGEWLTPNEFQFVSGRETAKDWKRSIRHKGKSLKTLMSKGILQNRGRLAEKRTIPLPPNRVPKRELSSVFSSDDSEGSDRASGDHAHIKQEDELHYSIMRKSRDSDLSTIISNLHHTRQHGMPESQPATDLSTNTGHTDNLLGKRRAYSPNSSSKCPSDIKKSRSVSPKEKSHTPVLEGGGHSHMTPEEHYRRMMSALSEQGEEQQQRLYQLANNMGLPSHDLLRVRQEALAAVRNTGGLEAHLPSAGSSSSQRRKQGLPQHRDAHYTEREMSHPPPLLSTQNGPHITLGPHLRPPFLAMPSSLCQSPGYGFLQPAQAEMFARQQEMLRKQNLARLEMSAELLRHKELESLHRQQQQRALGGSDPMGLPHGLPPDHPALRSLHHLPEGHPLHEELSRRQNAMLMLRHTSTPLLSLNHQGPSGSTTPKDTQGQGSGAGAGLSKGGSRKGPQQPRGGDHQEREGRGRDGDADGQDEEMKDSDSETEMGEDRHEGLFAKATDWHGLHRDRGKESGGKGGCDGAKEAGEGSGRLSAPCSSAGADSPPGHHLFTPGLGKSDVKYHFPPGAMPPLPGLHGQSLPFGFPYTSPYFHTGGMGGLLMDSEDSAAPPVEDISKWSVEEVCGFVGGLAGCAEYTQVFREQAIDGETLPLLTEEHLLNTMGLKLGPALKIRSQVARRVGRLFYMTSFPLALPVPPSALRLPDRDPLLSDTLLAVPLRPPSVASSSSSPYSGPPPPCHSSPKQENGSASGVYEGAKTPS
- the LOC115132110 gene encoding sterile alpha motif domain-containing protein 11-like isoform X1, with the translated sequence MPAIKKERLDGDVLALAAFNQSEYLAPLNDTAITVVTPHPPQYDHIFGHHRLYLGLHDSALHHQHLHHHPDDLMLERFSSIPDFQPFFENGEPCIEVECGENKALLYINKLCQGSKGPSIKYRGEWLTPNEFQFVSGRETAKDWKRSIRHKGKSLKTLMSKGILQVHPPICDCPGCRISSPVNRGRLAEKRTIPLPPNRVPKRELSSVFSSDDSEGSDRASGDHAHIKQEDELHYSIMRKSRDSDLSTIISNLHHTRQHGMPESQPATDLSTNTGHTDNLLGKRRAYSPNSSSKCPSDIKKSRSVSPKEKSHTPVLEGGGHSHMTPEEHYRRMMSALSEQGEEQQQRLYQLANNMGLPSHDLLRVRQEALAAVRNTGGLEAHLPSAGSSSSQRRKQGLPQHRDAHYTEREMSHPPPLLSTQNGPHITLGPHLRPPFLAMPSSLCQSPGYGFLQPAQAEMFARQQEMLRKQNLARLEMSAELLRHKELESLHRQQQQRALGGSDPMGLPHGLPPDHPALRSLHHLPEGHPLHEELSRRQNAMLMLRHTSTPLLSLNHQGPSGSTTPKDTQGQGSGAGAGLSKGGSRKGPQQPRGGDHQEREGRGRDGDADGQDEEMKDSDSETEMGEDRHEGLFAKATDWHGLHRDRGKESGGKGGCDGAKEAGEGSGRLSAPCSSAGADSPPGHHLFTPGLGKSDVKYHFPPGAMPPLPGLHGQSLPFGFPYTSPYFHTGGMGGLLMDSEDSAAPPVEDISKWSVEEVCGFVGGLAGCAEYTQVFREQAIDGETLPLLTEEHLLNTMGLKLGPALKIRSQVARRVGRLFYMTSFPLALPVPPSALRLPDRDPLLSDTLLAVPLRPPSVASSSSSPYSGPPPPCHSSPKQENGSASGVYEGAKTPS
- the LOC115132110 gene encoding sterile alpha motif domain-containing protein 11-like isoform X4: MSKGILQVHPPICDCPGCRISSPVNRGRLAEKRTIPLPPNRVPKRELSSVFSSDDSEGSDRASGDHAHIKQEDELHYSIMRKSRDSDLSTIISNLHHTRQHGMPESQPATDLSTNTGHTDNLLGKRRAYSPNSSSKCPSDIKKSRSVSPKEKSHTPVLEGGGHSHMTPEEHYRRMMSALSEQGEEQQQRLYQLANNMGLPSHDLLRVRQEALAAVRNTGGLEAHLPSAGSSSSQRRKQGLPQHRDAHYTEREMSHPPPLLSTQNGPHITLGPHLRPPFLAMPSSLCQSPGYGFLQPAQAEMFARQQEMLRKQNLARLEMSAELLRHKELESLHRQQQQRALGGSDPMGLPHGLPPDHPALRSLHHLPEGHPLHEELSRRQNAMLMLRHTSTPLLSLNHQGPSGSTTPKDTQGQGSGAGAGLSKGGSRKGPQQPRGGDHQEREGRGRDGDADGQDEEMKDSDSETEMGEDRHEGLFAKATDWHGLHRDRGKESGGKGGCDGAKEAGEGSGRLSAPCSSAGADSPPGHHLFTPGLGKSDVKYHFPPGAMPPLPGLHGQSLPFGFPYTSPYFHTGGMGGLLMDSEDSAAPPVEDISKWSVEEVCGFVGGLAGCAEYTQVFREQAIDGETLPLLTEEHLLNTMGLKLGPALKIRSQVARRVGRLFYMTSFPLALPVPPSALRLPDRDPLLSDTLLAVPLRPPSVASSSSSPYSGPPPPCHSSPKQENGSASGVYEGAKTPS
- the LOC115132110 gene encoding sterile alpha motif domain-containing protein 11-like isoform X3, yielding MPAIKKERLDGDVLALAAFNQSEYLAPLNDTAITVVTPHPPQYDHIFGHHRLYLGLHDSALHHQHLHHHPDDLMLERFSSIPDFQPFFENGEPCIEVECGENKALLYINKLCQGSKGPSIKYRGEWLTPNEFQFVSGRETAKDWKRSIRHKGKSLKTLMSKGILQVHPPICDCPGCRISSPVNRGRLAEKRTIPLPPNRVPKRELSSVFSSDDSEGSDRASGDHAHIKQEDELHYSIMRKSRDSDLSTIISNLHHTRQHGMPESQPATDLSTNTGHTDNLLGKRRAYSPNSSSKCPSDIKKSRSVSPKEKSHTPVLEGGGHSHMTPEEHYRRMMSALSEQGEEQQQRLYQLANNMGLPSHDLLRVRQEALAAVRNTGGLEAHLPSAGSSSSQRRKQGLPQHRDAHYTEREMSHPPPLLSTQNGPHITLGPHLRPPFLAMPSSLCQSPGYGFLQPAQAEMFARQQEMLRKQNLARLEMSAELLRHKELESLHRQQQQRALGGSDPMGLPHGLPPDHPALRSLHHLPEGHPLHEELSRRQNAMLMLRHTSTPLLSLNHQGPSGSTTPKDTQGQGSGAGAGLSKGGSRKGPQQPRGGDHQEREGRGRDGDADGQDEEMKDSDSETEMGEDRHEGLFAKATDWHGLHRDRGKESGGKGGCDGAKEAGEGSGRLSAPCSSAGADSPPGHHLFTPGLGKSDVKYHFPPGAMPPLPGLHGQSLPFGFPYTSPYFHTGGMGGLLMDSEDSAAPPVEDISKWSVEEVCGFVGGLAGCAEYTQVARRVGRLFYMTSFPLALPVPPSALRLPDRDPLLSDTLLAVPLRPPSVASSSSSPYSGPPPPCHSSPKQENGSASGVYEGAKTPS
- the LOC115132110 gene encoding sterile alpha motif domain-containing protein 11-like isoform X5, giving the protein MSKGILQNRGRLAEKRTIPLPPNRVPKRELSSVFSSDDSEGSDRASGDHAHIKQEDELHYSIMRKSRDSDLSTIISNLHHTRQHGMPESQPATDLSTNTGHTDNLLGKRRAYSPNSSSKCPSDIKKSRSVSPKEKSHTPVLEGGGHSHMTPEEHYRRMMSALSEQGEEQQQRLYQLANNMGLPSHDLLRVRQEALAAVRNTGGLEAHLPSAGSSSSQRRKQGLPQHRDAHYTEREMSHPPPLLSTQNGPHITLGPHLRPPFLAMPSSLCQSPGYGFLQPAQAEMFARQQEMLRKQNLARLEMSAELLRHKELESLHRQQQQRALGGSDPMGLPHGLPPDHPALRSLHHLPEGHPLHEELSRRQNAMLMLRHTSTPLLSLNHQGPSGSTTPKDTQGQGSGAGAGLSKGGSRKGPQQPRGGDHQEREGRGRDGDADGQDEEMKDSDSETEMGEDRHEGLFAKATDWHGLHRDRGKESGGKGGCDGAKEAGEGSGRLSAPCSSAGADSPPGHHLFTPGLGKSDVKYHFPPGAMPPLPGLHGQSLPFGFPYTSPYFHTGGMGGLLMDSEDSAAPPVEDISKWSVEEVCGFVGGLAGCAEYTQVFREQAIDGETLPLLTEEHLLNTMGLKLGPALKIRSQVARRVGRLFYMTSFPLALPVPPSALRLPDRDPLLSDTLLAVPLRPPSVASSSSSPYSGPPPPCHSSPKQENGSASGVYEGAKTPS